The Pseudomonas nunensis genome includes the window CGCCGGGCAATGACGTATGCTTTTCATAAAATAGTATTCACAGCTCGACGCCTTTTTGCGCTTTGATCCCAGCCTGGAAAGCGTGCTTGATCACGTTCATTTCGGTGACGGTGTCGGCCAGTTCGATCATTTCCGGCTTGGCGCCGCGACCGGTGACGACGACATGTTGCATCGGCGGACGGGCCTGCAAATCGCTGAGCACTTGATCGAGATCGAGGTAACCGTGCTTGAGGGCGATGTTCAGCTCATCCAGCACCACCAGGCCGATCGACGGATCGCGCAGCAGTTCACGGGATACTTCCCAAGCGGCTTCGGCGGCAGCGATGTCGCGCTGACGGTCCTGGGTTTCCCAGGTGAAGCCCTCGCCCATCACATGAAAACGCACTTGCTCCGGGAAGCGCCGGAAGAACAGTTCCTCGCCAGTGCTGTTACGGCCCTTGATGAACTGCACCACACCGCACTGCATGCCATGGCCCATGGAGCGGGCGAGCATGCCGAAGGCCGAGCTGCTTTTGCCTTTGCCATTGCCGGTCAGCACCAACAGCAGGCCGCATTCGTTCGGCGAATTGGCGATGCGCTCGTCAATCACGGCTTTTTTTCGCAGCATGCGCGCCAGGTGGCGTTCGTCACGATCGGGGGTATCAGTCATGGGGGAGCTCTCCGTTGAGGCTGGATAACGGCGGGCAGGCACAAGAATAGACGGCAAAAAGCCTGGCATCGCCCACCGTGATGCCGCTGGATGGATCAGGCCGGTCTCCGGGCTCATGAGCGGTTTGCACCGGACTGCGCGCCTTCCCATGTCAGTCGACACAGTGGCTCAAGACGCAGCTTTCACTCATTTACCGTTGCGGGGGCAGCGCCGGGATCGTGGTTGTTCATCAATGAACAACGTCACTCACCGGCTTCCCTGTTTCACTCTGTCGACCACGGCCACAGAGCACCTGAAACAAGCCGCGAAGGTTAGAGGGTTGGGGGTGGAGCGTCAATTAAAGCCGGGACGCCACCGGGCGAATTTCTGCCGTCGATCAATTATCCGACGTCATTCTTGTGCCACACTCTGAGCAGTGATATCAAAGAGCCACAATCTCACAACACAATAATAAGGGTGAGCCACATGCAAGGCATGATCATCAGCAATCCGAAGCTGGAATTCCTGCGCCCGCTGCTGGAACGCTGGTTTGACTGTATCGACCGCTATAACGCTGTGCGCGGCGAT containing:
- the cobO gene encoding cob(I)yrinic acid a,c-diamide adenosyltransferase codes for the protein MTDTPDRDERHLARMLRKKAVIDERIANSPNECGLLLVLTGNGKGKSSSAFGMLARSMGHGMQCGVVQFIKGRNSTGEELFFRRFPEQVRFHVMGEGFTWETQDRQRDIAAAEAAWEVSRELLRDPSIGLVVLDELNIALKHGYLDLDQVLSDLQARPPMQHVVVTGRGAKPEMIELADTVTEMNVIKHAFQAGIKAQKGVEL